A segment of the Aureliella helgolandensis genome:
TTAGGGATGGAACGCTGGTTATTCCCCCGCAGGCGGCAAGCCAGACGGAATTTATCGGCGATACCGCTTTACCAGCCTGTCGATGATGTTCCGCGAAACCACCGGGAGGTTTCGAGCAGAACGGCGGCGTCCCCAAAGCCAGTGAGTTTCGGGGCTAAGCCTGGAACGAGAAGCCCAATGTTGCCGGCGGCACGCTCTACAACATGCGAGCAGTGCGGCGGAGCCACCATTCGCTAGCCAAGATTGTGACAAAGAGCAAAGCCACCCAAGCATGATTCCAAATCGGCTTAGGAGGCAAACTCCCTAAGCGCATTGTCCGTCCAGGCGGGAGCTCCTCAAACAGCTGCTCTGCTTGCCGCTCCAAATAAAATTTCCCTCGCGATTGCGCGGCGAGCTCCTTCAGAGCGGGCAAATCAACCCGTAGATTTGCTTGCTCGCTGGGGGGAGCGGACACGACAAACTCTTCACTTGCCAGCGGTTCGATCCCCGATCCAAGATAGGTCGCGCGATAGTTGCCGGGCGGTAGTTCTGCTTCGATGATGCGGTAGACTTTGGACGCCGGCTTGATCGCATTCAGCTTCAGGGTCGACTGCTGGCGGTCGGTTGTCTCCAACACCAGTTCCACCGAATCCGCTTGCTGGGTCTCTCCAGACAATGTCAATTGAAAGCGGATGGGCTGCCCCAGTCGGGCCTGTGTTGGTTCGACCAACAGCTCGGCATCTGTTCCATCACGCCTCAGTTTTCCACGACTGAGCCAACGCAACATTTGCCCCCAATAGCGTTGATGTACCGCATCACTCCCCTCGAAGCTGGCCCACAGGTAGGTTTCATCGGTAGCCTGTAGCGCCGCTCGACCAGCACCTGCAAACTGACTGAGTAACAATGGCTGTGCCGCACCGCTAGAGAGCTCAATCGCCTCTGCCAAGACTTGCACCCCCGGCTTCAGTCCTCCCACCTGACCAATGGAATGGAGGGGCGGCAAGCGATCCCACAGCTCGAGCGATTGTCGAGGAGATTCCTCCAGTTGCAGCGGAAGCGATCCCTGGCCGATGGACGTGGGGCTCCAACGGTAGGTGCCCGTTTGCGGAGAGGGATTCAGTCCCGTGCCACCACCTTCGACCGGCAACAGGCCCGCCAGAGGCCAACCGGCCCATTCCAATGCGGGTGCGCCCTGGCCTTGGATGAAGATGCAACCTGCACCATCGTTGGTTACCGCCTCATAGATCGCCTGCTGAGAGCTGCGAGAAATCAAGCTCGGATCACACGGTCCAAAGATGAACACATCGTAGTTGTCCAGAGTTGCTTGGTCGCTCGGAACCAATCGAATGGCAGATGCATCTTGCTGCACATAACTCGCATCCGCTTCTTGCAGCACAGAGCTCAACTCAAAACTAGCGGACTGTTGGTCACTCTGTTCCGTCGAGCGCTCCAGTAGGTTTTTCAGGAATCGAAATTCGTAGCTGGGTGTCTGAAATACCAGCAAAGCTCGAATCACTTTATCTTGAACATTGACTTCAAAACTTTGGACATTGTTGTCAAGCTCGCTTTCATCTTCCAGCGCCGAAGCCTCAACCATGAGACTCATGATTCCCGGTTGCTGAGGTACGAAGCTGAGGCGAACACTCTGTTGATTGCGCGTAGCAGACCATTCGACTTGCGACTCATCCAGTACGCGACCATTACCCTTATCACGCAATCGCAGAGTCGTGACCGCCTGCTGAATATCGGTCGCTATTACAGACAATTCGACAACGACTTGATCTCCCAGGTAGACATCCCGTTCCACCAAGACGTCTGCCACGCGAAGATCGGGGCGGGCTACATCGCGTCCGATGGCCACTACGAAAACGGGCAGGGCTGCATGCCGCGCCAGTTGTGCCGCATCTGCCAACGATCGTCCACTAGTGTTGATGCCATCGGACAGAAAGACGATCGCGGCGGTTCCCGTACCTACCTGCCGTTCAATCACTTCACCGAGCGCATCTCCCAGATGGCTGTGCGCGCCGTCTGCAGCCACTTGCTCCCGCAAGCCCTGCGGGTCCGTCCAGCTCGCCGTGATCGGTTTGCTGTGTTCAGCCGCAACGATCCAGCGTGTCTGATACTGGCTCGACAACTCGCGCCGTTGTCGTCCGCTCACTCCACTCAAAATATCGAGTCCGCGGTCCAGCCGAGAAATGGCCTCTCGCCCCTGCTCTACATCCTGGGTCCCCATACTCGTTGAGTGGTCAAGCACGACG
Coding sequences within it:
- a CDS encoding VWA domain-containing protein encodes the protein MNELSADNHIDTMLQATRPLPLWAAIVLLLLGLAFVGWIYSSERGRASRTKRVVLATLRLSLLALVVWMLGGWNWLRFTSERPELIVVLDHSTSMGTQDVEQGREAISRLDRGLDILSGVSGRQRRELSSQYQTRWIVAAEHSKPITASWTDPQGLREQVAADGAHSHLGDALGEVIERQVGTGTAAIVFLSDGINTSGRSLADAAQLARHAALPVFVVAIGRDVARPDLRVADVLVERDVYLGDQVVVELSVIATDIQQAVTTLRLRDKGNGRVLDESQVEWSATRNQQSVRLSFVPQQPGIMSLMVEASALEDESELDNNVQSFEVNVQDKVIRALLVFQTPSYEFRFLKNLLERSTEQSDQQSASFELSSVLQEADASYVQQDASAIRLVPSDQATLDNYDVFIFGPCDPSLISRSSQQAIYEAVTNDGAGCIFIQGQGAPALEWAGWPLAGLLPVEGGGTGLNPSPQTGTYRWSPTSIGQGSLPLQLEESPRQSLELWDRLPPLHSIGQVGGLKPGVQVLAEAIELSSGAAQPLLLSQFAGAGRAALQATDETYLWASFEGSDAVHQRYWGQMLRWLSRGKLRRDGTDAELLVEPTQARLGQPIRFQLTLSGETQQADSVELVLETTDRQQSTLKLNAIKPASKVYRIIEAELPPGNYRATYLGSGIEPLASEEFVVSAPPSEQANLRVDLPALKELAAQSRGKFYLERQAEQLFEELPPGRTMRLGSLPPKPIWNHAWVALLFVTILASEWWLRRTARML